The following are encoded together in the Babylonia areolata isolate BAREFJ2019XMU chromosome 18, ASM4173473v1, whole genome shotgun sequence genome:
- the LOC143292394 gene encoding serine/arginine-rich splicing factor 2-like: MSYGRSPPNIEGMVSLKVDNLTYRTTPEDLRRAFEKYGDVGDVYIPRDRFSRESRGFAFVRFFDRRDAEDAMDSMDGAYLDGRELRCQMARYGRPAEPYRRGGPPPSRRGGRYRSRSRSRSRGRRHGKSRRSRSRSRSRSYSRSRSRSASRSRSHSRGKKERSHSGSKSRSRSRARSDGSGKDNMEEKGD, encoded by the exons ATGAGTTATGGACGAAGCCCACCGAATATTGAGGGAATGGTGTCCCTTAAAGTCGACAACCTGACTTACAGAACTACGCCAGAAGATCTTCGCCGTGCTTTTGAAAAGTACGGAGACGTTGGCGATGTCTACATTCCCCGCGATCGTTTCAGCAGGGAAAGTCGTGGATTTGCCTTTGTCCGTTTCTTTGACCGGCGTGATGCCGAAGATGCGATGGACTCGATGGATGGAGCATACCTGGACGGCAGAGAACTGCGGTGTCAGATGGCACGCTATGGAAGACCGGCAGAACCGTATAGACGTGGTGGACCGCCACCTTCTCGACGTGGTGGTCGTTATAG GTCCAGATCACGCTCAAGGTCTCGAGGACGTCGGCATGGCAAGAGCCGAAGGTCCAGGAGTCGTTCACGGAGCCGATCCTACAGCCGCAGCCGAAGCAGGAGTGCAAGTCGCAGCAGAAGCCACAGCCGGGGCAAGAAGGAGCGCAGCCACTCTGGGTCCAAGTCCCGCTCCAGAAGCAGGGCTCGATCAGATGGGTCAGGCAAAGACAACATGGAGGAGAAGGGAGACTGA
- the LOC143292395 gene encoding LOW QUALITY PROTEIN: UNC93-like protein MFSD11 (The sequence of the model RefSeq protein was modified relative to this genomic sequence to represent the inferred CDS: inserted 1 base in 1 codon) — protein MANPTCDRKLVNIIVLGLAFMLIFTAFQTCSMVQKAVLQSAYNGTFEGNGYTSLGIIYAVFSVSNWAAPSVISFAGAKISMIAGSVLYFVFILSFLKPMVWALYTGSVLVGIGAAILWTAQGNFLTINSDSSTIGRNSGIFWALLQCSLLFGNLYSYFVFRGAATISDTARTHLFIGLSGAAALGIIVLLVLRKPSPSKKQLPEAGSLNDSEPIESSGGNSDSAEVTGRVPPEPSSVQVAVGPVAALKGAFNLFRSKEMLILSVPFFFTGLELTYFSSVYGTCIAQNFHFGXSRKGLLGISGMLIGAGEIIGGGAFGLCGKKTNKYGRDPVVVLGYIVQMVAFYISFVILPMDSPIKESDAPTYFTSSEYLALTASFLLGLGDASWNTQIFSLIGFMFPQDSSAAFALFKFVQSVAAAAAFYYSSYLLLKWQLLILVALGTGSVLCFCSVEWSATRHSRMGYQAISGD, from the exons ATGGCCAACCCAACTTGTGATCGCAAGCTCGTCAACATCATTGTGTTGGGGCTTGCATTCATGCTGATTTTTACGGCTTTTCAAACATGTTCCATGGTTCAG aaagcagTTCTTCAAAGTGCATACAATGGAACATTTGAAGGAAATGGTTATACCAG CCTGGGTATCATCTATGCAGTATTTTCCGTGTCCAACTGGGCAGCGCCTTCAGTCATCAGTTTTGCAGGAGCCAAGATTTCCATGATAGCCGGATCAGTTCTTTACTT tgttttcATTTTATCGTTTCTGAAGCCAATGGTGTGGGCGTTGTACACTGGATCTGTTCTGGTTGGCATTGGAGCAGCAA TACTGTGGACGGCACAAGGCAATTTTCTCACCATCAACTCAGACTCCAGCACTATTGGCAGGAACAGCGGAATCTTCTGGGCTTTGCTCCAGTGCAG tctgcTGTTTGGCAACTTGTACAGTTATTTCGTCTTCCGTGGGGCGGCTACAATATCCGACACAGCCAGGACACATTTGTTTATTGGGCTGAGTGGGGCGGCAGCTCTGGGCATTATAGTGCTGCTGGTTCTCCGTAAACCTTCACCTTCAAAGAAACAATTGCCTGAAGCGGGCAGTTTGAATGACAG TGAGCCGATTGAAAGCAGCGGAGGGAACTCTGACAGTGCAGAAGTGACTGGCAGGGTTCCCCCTGAACCCAG TTCCGTTCAGGTGGCTGTGGGACCTGTCGCAGCACTGA AAGGAGCATTCAACCTGTTCCGCTCCAAGGAGATGCTGATTCTGAGCGTGCCCTTTTTTTTCACAG gatTGGAGCTGACATACTTCAGTAGCGTGTATGGCACATGCATTGCACAGAACTTCCACTTTG ACAGCAGGAAAGGTCTTTTGGGTATTTCAGGCATGCTGATAGGTGCTGGGGAAATTATTG GGGGTGGAGCCTTTGGGCTGTGCGGGAAGAAGACGAACAAGTATGGCCGTGACCCTGTTGTGGTGCTGGGCTACATCGTGCAGATGGTGGCCTTCTACATCTCCTTCGTCATCCTGCCCATGGACTCCCCCATCAAAGAGTCTGACGCACCCACCTACTTCACCTCCAG tgagTACTTGGCGTTGACGGCCAGTTTTCTGCTGGGTCTTGGTGATGCCAGCTGGAACACTCAG ATATTTTCTCTCATTGGATTCATGTTTCCTCAAGACAGTTCAGCAGCGTTTGCTCTCTTCAAGTTTGTACAG tcTGTGGCAGCAGCGGCGGCTTTCTACTACAGCAGCTATCTTCTGCTGAAGTGGCAGCTGCTGATTCTGGTTGCCCTGGGAACGGGCAGCGTTCTGTGCTTCTGCTCGGTGGAGTGGTCAGCGACGCGGCATTCTCGCATGGGGTACCAGGCCATAAGTGGAGACTAG